In Lujinxingia sediminis, a single genomic region encodes these proteins:
- a CDS encoding tetratricopeptide repeat protein → MLSVTIGCASPSTPDSTWSDEFLAAMRLPEVQAEPEVASLALRAPERDQARDARFELARFALRRGDIALADERFEALWSEGIDDHITSRALYESARIALEHHQNRQEAIALLHRAIAQTAPWAGTELALSFLIKIEREAGHQPTLIEDLSRIAAELENDRLKAQLHLSIGELHHADLQDDEGALKAYHEAALSCESCSASDEALWRMAEIYSEHQNFNAATRTLGLVAERTDTSWFVGSYNSHRAADARFELGRIHLLFLEDYDEARDHFERFIDTFPHAMRRDQAEWHLVEIARLSASEAAYHRALRRFASNFPESRLADQARRRLEAL, encoded by the coding sequence ATGCTCTCCGTGACAATCGGCTGTGCCAGCCCTTCGACGCCCGATTCCACCTGGTCCGATGAGTTCCTGGCGGCGATGCGTCTTCCCGAGGTGCAAGCCGAGCCCGAAGTCGCCTCACTCGCACTGCGCGCTCCCGAGCGCGACCAGGCCCGCGATGCCCGTTTTGAGCTCGCCCGTTTCGCGCTACGCCGCGGCGACATTGCGCTTGCCGACGAGCGTTTTGAAGCGCTCTGGTCCGAGGGCATCGACGATCACATCACCAGCCGCGCCCTCTACGAATCCGCACGCATTGCGCTCGAGCATCATCAGAATCGCCAGGAAGCGATTGCCCTGCTTCACCGCGCCATCGCCCAGACTGCCCCCTGGGCGGGCACCGAGCTCGCGCTGAGCTTTCTCATAAAAATCGAGCGGGAAGCTGGCCACCAGCCAACCCTCATTGAGGATTTGAGCCGCATCGCCGCAGAGCTTGAGAACGATCGCCTCAAAGCCCAACTCCACCTGAGCATCGGGGAGCTCCACCACGCCGATCTTCAAGACGACGAAGGCGCGCTGAAGGCCTACCACGAGGCGGCGCTCAGCTGTGAGAGCTGCTCGGCATCCGACGAAGCTCTCTGGCGCATGGCCGAGATCTACAGCGAGCACCAGAACTTCAACGCCGCCACGCGCACCCTTGGGCTGGTGGCCGAGCGCACCGACACAAGCTGGTTTGTGGGAAGCTACAACTCCCACCGTGCCGCCGACGCGCGCTTTGAGCTCGGCCGCATTCACCTGCTCTTTCTCGAGGATTATGACGAGGCGCGCGATCACTTCGAGCGCTTCATCGACACCTTCCCCCACGCCATGCGCCGCGATCAGGCGGAGTGGCACCTCGTCGAGATCGCGCGTTTGAGCGCGAGCGAGGCGGCCTACCACCGCGCGCTGCGCCGTTTCGCCAGCAACTTCCCCGAGAGCCGCCTGGCCGACCAGGCTCGCCGCCGCCTTGAGGCCCTCTGA
- a CDS encoding MlaE family ABC transporter permease: MHRLATTLQAPFHWLGQTAMSWSFNAGGLALLTFQVLRNLLPWRWQFDGPETWRNLYRVGVKSFPIVVVTAVLVGAIMVIQSGLYIEQYGAYGLLGWGAGYSILREVGPILIGLMFSGRVGANNTAELGTMKVTDQVDALRALAIDPIGYLVMPRFIAMILMMFLLVVIGNFTALIGGAITSQVLLDVNMVLFFQSVIAYVLLDDLLHGLIKAVAFGFAIAIISCHFGLSTSGGAVGVGRAVNASVVGSAIAIFVLDYAITFASL, encoded by the coding sequence ATGCATCGACTCGCCACAACTTTGCAGGCCCCCTTCCACTGGCTGGGCCAGACGGCCATGAGCTGGTCGTTTAACGCCGGAGGCCTGGCTCTTCTCACCTTTCAGGTGCTGCGCAACCTGCTCCCGTGGCGCTGGCAGTTCGACGGCCCGGAGACCTGGCGAAACCTCTACCGTGTGGGTGTGAAGAGCTTCCCCATCGTCGTGGTGACCGCCGTGCTGGTCGGCGCGATCATGGTCATCCAGTCCGGCCTCTACATCGAGCAGTACGGCGCGTATGGACTTCTGGGCTGGGGAGCGGGCTACTCGATTCTGCGCGAAGTCGGCCCGATCCTCATCGGCCTGATGTTCTCGGGTCGCGTCGGGGCCAACAACACCGCCGAGCTGGGCACGATGAAGGTCACCGACCAGGTCGACGCGCTACGCGCGCTGGCCATTGACCCCATCGGCTACCTGGTCATGCCGCGCTTTATCGCCATGATCCTGATGATGTTTTTGCTGGTCGTCATCGGCAACTTCACCGCGCTTATCGGCGGGGCGATCACAAGCCAGGTGCTGCTGGACGTGAACATGGTGCTCTTCTTCCAGAGCGTCATCGCCTATGTGCTCCTCGACGACCTTCTCCACGGCCTGATCAAGGCGGTGGCCTTCGGCTTTGCCATCGCGATCATCTCGTGCCACTTCGGGCTGAGCACCTCCGGCGGCGCGGTGGGCGTGGGCCGGGCGGTCAACGCCTCGGTTGTAGGAAGTGCCATCGCCATCTTTGTGCTCGACTACGCCATTACCTTCGCCTCGCTGTGA
- the rplC gene encoding 50S ribosomal protein L3, producing MGKGLIGRKVGMTQIFNEAGNRIPVTVVKVEGNVVVQKKSAKGKDGYSAIKVGFGDVKLLEKEGTEPKWRLSKPRVGVFLKAGIEKPRRFVREFRVGEGELDAYEVGQELGADTFNVGAWIDVTGTSKGRGFTGVMKRHNFAGAKASHGVHEFFRHGGSIGMSATPGRVFKGKKMAGQYGNTRVTVQNLRVMQVLPEENAILIKGAIPGPNGGLVTLRSAVKKTVV from the coding sequence ATGGGCAAAGGATTGATTGGCCGCAAAGTCGGCATGACGCAGATCTTCAACGAAGCCGGTAACCGTATCCCGGTGACCGTGGTCAAGGTTGAAGGCAACGTGGTCGTGCAGAAGAAGAGCGCCAAGGGCAAAGACGGCTACTCCGCCATCAAGGTGGGCTTTGGCGATGTGAAGCTTCTTGAGAAAGAAGGCACCGAGCCCAAGTGGCGTCTCTCCAAGCCGCGTGTCGGCGTCTTCTTGAAGGCGGGCATCGAGAAGCCTCGTCGCTTTGTGCGCGAGTTCCGCGTGGGCGAGGGCGAGCTTGACGCGTATGAAGTCGGTCAGGAGCTGGGTGCGGACACGTTTAACGTGGGCGCCTGGATTGACGTGACCGGAACGTCCAAAGGTCGCGGTTTCACCGGTGTCATGAAGCGTCACAACTTCGCCGGTGCCAAGGCCAGCCACGGTGTGCACGAATTCTTCCGTCACGGTGGTTCCATCGGTATGTCGGCGACCCCGGGTCGTGTTTTCAAGGGTAAGAAGATGGCCGGTCAGTACGGCAACACCCGCGTGACCGTGCAGAACCTGCGCGTGATGCAGGTGCTTCCCGAAGAGAACGCCATTCTCATCAAGGGTGCCATTCCCGGCCCCAACGGTGGTCTGGTGACGCTTCGCTCGGCGGTTAAGAAGACCGTGGTGTGA
- a CDS encoding ABC transporter ATP-binding protein, with product MIRIENLTKYHEGRVVIDDVTLTIDDRTNVGLIGPGGCGKSVLLKIVCGLIKPDKGRVLIDDIDVHRLKPTELAELRFRIGMLFQNYALFDSMNVADNIAFPLRQAGETDEKLIAEKVNQALIDISLPGIGERYPNELSGGMKKRVSFARAVIRRPPIVFYDDPTAGLDPVTSSKIFILLRKMQHEHNTTSVTISHDIEGIKDICDRFAMLDRGRLIFEGDRQAIEACDDSLVSQFWQGYSDDELNV from the coding sequence ATGATCCGCATTGAGAATTTGACCAAGTACCACGAGGGCCGCGTCGTCATCGATGACGTGACGCTGACCATCGACGACCGCACCAACGTGGGCCTGATCGGCCCGGGGGGCTGTGGCAAGTCGGTGCTTTTAAAGATCGTCTGCGGGCTGATCAAACCCGATAAGGGCCGCGTGCTCATCGATGATATCGATGTCCACCGTCTCAAGCCCACTGAGCTCGCGGAGCTGCGCTTTCGCATCGGGATGCTCTTTCAGAACTACGCGCTCTTCGACTCGATGAACGTCGCCGACAACATCGCCTTTCCCCTGCGCCAGGCTGGCGAAACCGACGAGAAGCTCATCGCTGAGAAGGTCAATCAGGCCCTCATCGACATCAGCCTTCCCGGCATCGGTGAGCGGTACCCCAACGAGCTAAGTGGTGGTATGAAGAAGCGCGTCAGCTTTGCGCGCGCGGTGATTCGCCGTCCGCCCATCGTCTTCTATGACGATCCGACCGCCGGGCTCGACCCGGTCACCAGTTCCAAGATCTTTATCCTGCTGCGCAAGATGCAGCACGAGCACAACACCACCTCGGTCACCATCAGCCACGATATTGAGGGCATCAAAGATATCTGCGATCGCTTCGCGATGCTCGACCGGGGCCGCCTGATTTTCGAGGGCGACCGCCAGGCCATCGAAGCCTGCGACGACTCGCTGGTCAGCCAATTCTGGCAGGGCTACAGCGACGACGAACTCAACGTATAA
- a CDS encoding mechanosensitive ion channel family protein has protein sequence MNLYPMVLAAGPLLAQAAPDVEEIAQRIELLNVGNLLSAATIIAVAYAVNRVVSATLESLGEGQARRRLFFKKVQSFARLGIFAAAAYLVVATFLDFEEDRAALLGLGGTLAVAVGFALKDTASSLMAGILILVDQPFQVGDRVAFGDTYGEVVEIGLRSVRIVTLDDNQVSIPNNKFLTEAVSSSNAGALDMMVEIDFYIAQSADFELAKQIVYEATITSRYVFLSKPVVVQVYDEITPLAFATHVKSKAYVIDTRYEKALLCDVMERVKRAFRLHGIHPPYTRAYEVSAEGWEEFSSSPGRNSTPVRSPINVGRAPQIMEVEEVGAHTPEVSEV, from the coding sequence ATGAACCTCTATCCTATGGTGCTGGCCGCCGGGCCGCTTCTGGCCCAGGCGGCACCCGACGTCGAAGAGATTGCCCAGCGCATTGAACTTCTCAATGTGGGGAATCTGCTCAGCGCGGCCACCATCATTGCGGTGGCCTACGCCGTCAATCGCGTGGTCTCGGCGACGCTGGAGAGTCTGGGAGAGGGGCAGGCACGCCGTCGTCTCTTCTTTAAAAAGGTGCAGAGCTTTGCGCGCCTGGGGATCTTCGCGGCGGCCGCCTACCTGGTGGTGGCCACCTTTCTGGACTTTGAAGAAGACCGCGCCGCCTTGCTCGGTCTGGGGGGCACGCTTGCGGTTGCGGTTGGCTTTGCGCTCAAAGACACCGCGTCGAGCTTGATGGCGGGCATTTTGATTCTGGTGGACCAGCCTTTTCAGGTGGGCGACCGCGTCGCCTTTGGAGACACCTACGGGGAGGTCGTGGAGATCGGTCTTCGCTCCGTGCGCATTGTGACGCTGGATGACAACCAGGTCTCCATTCCGAATAACAAGTTTTTGACCGAAGCGGTCAGCTCGTCGAACGCCGGCGCGCTCGACATGATGGTGGAAATCGACTTCTACATCGCACAGTCCGCCGATTTTGAGCTGGCCAAGCAGATCGTCTACGAGGCGACCATCACCTCCCGGTATGTGTTTTTGAGCAAGCCTGTGGTGGTGCAGGTCTACGACGAGATCACGCCCCTGGCCTTTGCGACGCACGTTAAGTCGAAGGCCTATGTCATTGATACGCGTTATGAGAAGGCGCTCTTATGCGATGTGATGGAGCGGGTGAAACGGGCGTTTCGGTTGCACGGGATTCATCCTCCTTACACCCGAGCCTATGAGGTCTCCGCCGAGGGCTGGGAGGAGTTCTCATCGTCGCCGGGTCGCAACAGCACCCCGGTGCGCTCGCCGATCAACGTCGGGCGTGCGCCACAGATCATGGAAGTCGAGGAGGTCGGCGCTCATACCCCTGAGGTCAGTGAAGTATGA
- a CDS encoding MlaE family ABC transporter permease, with protein MSASPDIPGRPTGREPSNFREFLSALGEPILYLTRTFRELIEMFGLTLYYMARGRTRWRAIFEQLHEVGNRSVIFVAVTLGFLGMILIYQAGYQAEQITGDLQLLGGLFLQLLLREFAPTITAMMIATRVATGMAAQIGSMVVTEQVDALQMCAAPPVDYLVVPRFIATTIMMIVLTIFAVLVSYSAGALTALFSFGLNVRTFIDLSFIGWFDLILCLSKALAYGMAVPIIACHAGLNVSGGSEGVGRATTNAVVNASLAVVILDFIITSLGYVALSLLPS; from the coding sequence ATGAGCGCATCCCCCGACATCCCGGGCCGCCCGACCGGCCGCGAGCCCTCGAACTTCCGAGAATTCCTCTCGGCGCTCGGCGAGCCCATCCTCTATCTGACACGCACCTTTAGAGAGCTCATCGAGATGTTCGGGCTCACGCTTTACTATATGGCGCGTGGGCGCACCCGCTGGCGGGCGATCTTTGAGCAGCTGCACGAGGTGGGAAACCGCTCGGTGATCTTCGTCGCAGTGACTCTGGGCTTTCTGGGGATGATCCTTATCTACCAGGCGGGCTACCAGGCTGAGCAGATCACGGGCGACCTTCAACTCCTGGGCGGTCTCTTCCTGCAGCTTCTGCTACGTGAGTTTGCACCGACGATCACCGCCATGATGATCGCCACGCGCGTGGCCACCGGGATGGCCGCCCAGATAGGCTCGATGGTGGTCACCGAACAGGTCGACGCCCTGCAGATGTGCGCCGCCCCGCCGGTGGACTACCTGGTGGTACCACGCTTTATCGCCACAACGATCATGATGATCGTGTTGACGATCTTCGCCGTGCTCGTCTCCTACAGCGCCGGTGCGCTGACCGCGCTCTTTTCGTTCGGTCTCAACGTGCGCACCTTCATCGACTTGAGCTTTATTGGCTGGTTCGACCTGATCTTGTGCCTGAGCAAAGCTCTGGCGTACGGGATGGCCGTTCCGATCATCGCCTGCCACGCCGGGCTCAATGTCTCCGGCGGCAGCGAAGGCGTGGGGCGTGCGACGACCAACGCGGTGGTCAACGCCAGCCTCGCGGTCGTGATTCTCGACTTCATCATCACCAGTCTGGGATACGTGGCGCTGAGCCTGCTGCCCTCCTGA